A single region of the Nicotiana sylvestris chromosome 6, ASM39365v2, whole genome shotgun sequence genome encodes:
- the LOC138871189 gene encoding protein gar2-like, whose protein sequence is MDHSLSLPTYFEGTIEEANTLRVPDPSKAIVKFRAELSQCEAKLSRVSGEKKSLRLLCSKKKEELKDLRVELAKARKNESEIDEQAKKIKELETELARARAEAVQAKAEAEKTKAATDKAIAEIAEAKAQKTDARFLVSSDDEDVVSGSRDGEGEEDVIEGEEAPEDRATEGVVPEDDTPRGVTPKID, encoded by the exons ATGGATCATTCCCTTTCTTTGCCAACTTATTTCGAGGGGACAATCGAAGAAGCAAACACTCTACGTGTGCCCGAtccaagcaag GCGATCGTCAAGTTTAGAGCTGAGTTGAGCCAATGTGAGGCCAAGCTTAGCAGAGTTTCAGGTGAAAAGAAGTCCCTGAGGCTCCTCTGTAGCAAAAAGAAAGAGGAGCTTAAGGATCTCCGGGTCGAATTGGCCAAAGCTCGGAAAAATGAGTCCGAGATAGATGAGCAA GCCAAGAAAATTAAGGAGTTGGAGACAGAACTAGCTAGAGCCCGGGCCGAAGCTGTGCAGGCTAAGGCTGAAGCTGAGAAGACGAAGGCTGCAACTGATAAAGCCATTGCC GAGATAGCCGAGGCAAAGGCGCAGAAAACCGATGCCAGGTTTCTTGTCTCTTCCGATGATGAGGATGTAGTGAGTGGATCCAGGGACGGTGAAGGTGAAGAAGATGTTATCGAGGGAGAGGAGGCTCCCGAAGATAGAGCTACTGAAGGTGTAGTTCCTGAAGATGACACTCCCAGGGGTGTGACCCCGAAAATAGATTAG